One window from the genome of Eriocheir sinensis breed Jianghai 21 chromosome 7, ASM2467909v1, whole genome shotgun sequence encodes:
- the LOC126995297 gene encoding tigger transposable element-derived protein 1-like, whose translation MVERAGAAKKRKETITIELKKEIIEKHDRGVRVVDLARMYNKSSSTICTILKKKEELKDLDVAKGVTRVTRQRPRVLDDVEKLLLVWISEKQSAGNTVSEAVICEKAKALYTDLLKKTLGTSSEDEEAFKASRGWVENFKKRTGIHSVVMHAEVVPEVQRFVSKFQRLLDSEGWLPQQVFSCVETRLFWKRMPKRTHITAEEEALPGHQPMKDRLTLLLCGNVSGSFKVKPLLVYHSENPRAFKQCKVQKNQLNVMWRADKKGWVTQTFFLEWINEVFGPSVKKYLLEGNLPLKVMLIVEDALAHPPGLEDNLLEEFKFIKVKFLPPNSTPVLRPMHPQVTSNFRKLYTKALFQRCLEVTRGTSLTLREFWRDHFHMVHCLNIIGKAWEGVTVRTLNSAWRKLWPDSVPEFGAEGLVPVQEETVVDDIVSLGKALGLEVDASDVQELVEEHDQEPATDELLDPHTEQQKGVEEIPSGEEERGEESLTSREIKEMCKKWEAVQSFVQNHHPNKAVAGRCMNLFNDKAMSPFREILKRRQRQVSLDRFLEKLAPKESSNPKLSEPEPGLSEAKRPRREPAPEIELPATLTEGDSPSKQ comes from the coding sequence aTGGTTGAAAGGGCCGGTGctgcaaagaagagaaaggagacgatCACTATTGAATTAAAGAAGGAGATCATAGAGAAGCACGACCGTGGTgtacgcgtggtggacctggccAGGATGTACAACAAGTCCTCGTCAACCATTTGCACCAttttgaagaaaaaggaagagttgaAGGATCTAGATGTGGCAAAGGGAGTCACCAGAGTCACCAGGCAACGGCCGCGAGTCCTGGATGACGTGGAGAAGCTGCTGCTGGTGTGGATAAGTGAGAAACAATCGGCTGGCAATACCGTGTCCGAGGCTGTCATCTGCGAGAAGGCAAAGGCCCTCTACACGGACCTGTTGAAGAAAACCCTTGGCACGTCCTCTGAGGATGAGGAGGCTTTCAAGGCCAGCCGAGGGTGGGTTGAGAACTTTAAGAAGAGAACTGGAATCCACAGTGTTGTGATGCATGCGGAGGTTGTGCCAGAGGTTCAGAGGTTTGTTTCCAAGTTCCAAAGGCTCCTGGACAGTGAGGGGTGGCTGCCGCAGCAAGTGTTTAGTTGTGTTGAGACGCGCCTCTTCTGGAAGAGGATGCCCAAGAGGACCCACATCACGGCAGAGGAGGAGGCATTGCCCGGCCACCAGCCAATGAAGGACAGGCTCACCCTTTTGCTTTGTGGGAATGTGAGTGGGTCTTTCAAAGTGAAGCCCTTGCTCGTGTACCACTCGGAGAACCCACGAGCCTTCAAGCAATGTAAAGTCCAGAAGAACCAGCTGAATGTGATGTGGAGGGCAGACAAGAAAGGATGGGTCACACAGACATTTTTCCTGGAGTGGATCAACGAAGTCTTTGGCCCCTCTGTGAAGAAATATCTTCTGGAAGGAAATCTGCCCCTCAAGGTTATGCTCATCGTGGAGGATGCCCTTGCCCACCCTCCTGGGCTGGAAGACAACTTGCTGGAGGAATTCAAGTTCATCAAGGTTAAGTTCCTTCCTCCCAACTCCACGCCAGTCCTCCGGCCCATGCACCCGCAGGTCACCTCTAACTTCAGGAAACTTTACACCAAGGCACTGTTCCAGAGGTGCCTCGAGGTGACCCGAGGAACAAGCCTGACCCTTAGAGAGTTCTGGAGGGACCATTTTCACATGGTGCACTGCCTCAACATTATTGGCAAGGCCTGGGAAGGAGTCACAGTGAGAACCCTCAACTCAGCCTGGAGAAAACTGTGGCCTGATTCTGTCCCTGAGTTTGGTGCCGAGGGTCTTGTTCCGGTGCAGGAGGAGACTGTAGTGGACGACATTGTGTCTCTGGGCAAGGCCTTGGGTCTGGAGGTGGATGCCAGTGATGTTCAGGAGTTAGTGGAGGAGCACGACCAGGAACCTGCGACTGATGAACTCCTTGATCCACACACGGAGCAGCAGAAAGGTGTGGAAGAGATACCTTCTggggaggaggagcgaggggagGAATCCCTCACTtccagagagataaaggagatgtGTAAAAAGTGGGAAGCTGTGCAAAGTTTTGTGCAGAACCATCACCCCAATAAGGCAGTGGCTGGGCGGTGCATGAACCTTTTTAATGATAAGGCCATGTCGCCTTTTAGAGAAATCCTGAAACGTAGGCAGAGGCAAGTGTCATTAGATAGGTTCCTTGAGAAACTTGCACCCAAGGAATCCAGCAACCCAAAGTTAAGTGAGCCAGAGCCTGGCCTGAGTGAGGCCAAGCGGCCCAGAAGAGAGCCAGCCCCCGAAATTGAGTTGCCAGCCACTCTCACGGAAGGAGATTCTCCTTCCAAGCAGTAA